In Spirosoma aureum, a single genomic region encodes these proteins:
- a CDS encoding T9SS type A sorting domain-containing protein, whose protein sequence is MKRVFVAHWLLTLWLFPFLTNAQIQLSFPVSRAVFQRNQSNEATIRINGFYTKAVTRIDARVQARDGQGISTDWVTIQNNPTGGIYSGDLTAKGGWYNLEVRGMNGDQQVGSTTVERVGIGEVFVVAGQSNAQGMYDDMPSASDDRINCVNYFDASESQNDPSPDVLTKFSHVNQGGRITPRGIGSWGWGKLGDMLAQRLNVPILFFNAGYLGTAVKNWRESAEKGRTESIYQQGTFYADGQPYANLRIALQFYTNMLGVRAVLWQQGEAENFDNTSSSSYINNLQYVINRSRQDAGKNVAWVVARVSYSGDSRGTRPEIISAQNQIIASVPNVYPGPATDGIQIPRQRPPRTAATYDDVHFDVNALPEVASAWNSSLNDAFFSAAQPQAPVLSPTVTVSCAGTNQLAIAVNGSFSSISWNTGEAGQTITKGAGQYRAKVKDAAGNVLFTPVIQVAGAPSIQLSGPTTFCAGNSVNLKTNYDNNILWNNNATTQQLTVNTSGDYSVQYKDVSGCNFVSNTVSVKVNPLPVAPTVTAQKPTTFCQGGSTTLSANDNAGYAYKWSSGQSNRVIDVQTAGAYTVAVTDQNGCTSPQSQSLAVVVNPLPPTPVVTTDRNPTFCADQQITLTSSENTAYQWTSGQTSRAITLNQSGVYTVRTLNNFNCLSAPSNAVTVKVNTLPTPPTIRANGQTVFCDGGQVSLTATSNLKSFWTTGDSVQTIQVKQSGSYSARVRDANGCLSPLATALTVDVKPVPSIPTVAQVGTYTLEAMGSVHGGYYRWYLNTDTLKVETEVIKVNRSGSYAAQAFITYSPTLTCFSDPSGRLSFVVDDTNQGLSIYPNPSPTKTITVETQENLANAVVRIFTVSGREVETFVVPTLNERKTIDLHSLAPGLYIMQVNAPNFSVAKRFLIGMGN, encoded by the coding sequence ATGAAACGAGTATTTGTTGCGCATTGGTTATTAACGTTATGGCTCTTCCCCTTCCTGACAAATGCCCAGATTCAACTATCTTTTCCAGTTAGCCGAGCCGTTTTTCAGCGGAACCAAAGCAACGAAGCGACTATTCGAATTAATGGATTTTATACAAAAGCCGTAACCCGGATCGATGCCCGCGTACAGGCGCGGGATGGCCAGGGAATTTCGACCGACTGGGTAACGATACAAAACAACCCAACGGGGGGTATCTATTCGGGGGATTTAACCGCAAAAGGTGGCTGGTATAACCTTGAAGTACGGGGCATGAACGGCGATCAGCAGGTAGGGAGCACAACCGTCGAGCGGGTAGGCATCGGCGAGGTGTTTGTTGTGGCTGGTCAGTCAAATGCTCAGGGTATGTATGACGATATGCCTAGTGCCAGTGATGATCGCATTAACTGTGTGAATTACTTCGATGCTTCTGAATCGCAGAATGATCCGTCACCCGATGTATTGACTAAGTTTTCGCATGTTAATCAGGGAGGTCGAATTACGCCGAGGGGAATTGGCAGCTGGGGCTGGGGGAAACTTGGCGACATGCTGGCCCAGCGACTAAACGTGCCTATTTTGTTTTTCAATGCTGGTTATTTAGGTACAGCAGTTAAAAACTGGCGGGAAAGTGCCGAAAAAGGTCGTACGGAAAGTATTTATCAACAGGGGACTTTTTACGCCGACGGCCAGCCCTATGCCAATTTGCGCATTGCCCTACAGTTCTATACCAACATGCTGGGCGTACGTGCTGTTTTATGGCAACAAGGCGAAGCCGAAAATTTCGACAATACCTCCTCAAGCAGCTACATCAATAATCTACAATACGTAATCAACCGCAGCCGCCAGGATGCGGGCAAAAATGTTGCCTGGGTGGTTGCCCGTGTATCGTATTCGGGTGATTCGAGAGGGACAAGACCCGAGATCATTTCGGCTCAAAATCAGATCATTGCTTCTGTTCCAAATGTATACCCAGGACCGGCAACAGACGGCATTCAAATCCCCAGACAGCGCCCTCCCCGTACAGCGGCAACGTATGATGATGTCCATTTTGATGTAAATGCACTTCCCGAAGTAGCCAGCGCCTGGAATAGCAGTCTTAATGACGCCTTTTTTTCAGCGGCACAGCCACAGGCACCGGTTCTGTCTCCCACTGTTACGGTTTCCTGCGCAGGCACTAATCAGTTAGCCATTGCCGTGAACGGATCTTTCTCATCCATAAGCTGGAACACTGGCGAAGCAGGGCAGACAATTACGAAAGGAGCCGGTCAGTATCGGGCCAAAGTCAAGGATGCGGCTGGAAATGTCCTCTTTACGCCTGTTATTCAGGTGGCAGGGGCTCCATCCATTCAACTATCAGGTCCAACAACGTTTTGCGCGGGTAATAGCGTTAATCTGAAGACCAATTATGACAACAACATCCTGTGGAATAACAATGCTACGACCCAACAGCTGACCGTCAATACGTCCGGCGATTATTCGGTCCAATACAAGGATGTAAGCGGTTGTAATTTCGTTTCAAACACTGTTTCGGTAAAGGTTAATCCGTTGCCAGTGGCACCGACCGTTACGGCACAAAAGCCAACTACATTTTGCCAGGGCGGAAGTACTACGCTGAGCGCAAATGATAACGCGGGCTATGCCTATAAATGGAGTTCAGGACAGTCGAATCGGGTCATTGATGTGCAAACGGCCGGTGCGTATACTGTGGCTGTAACTGATCAGAATGGCTGTACATCGCCCCAGTCGCAATCGCTGGCGGTGGTTGTCAATCCGTTACCGCCTACCCCTGTCGTAACCACCGATCGAAACCCTACCTTCTGTGCCGACCAGCAGATAACGCTAACATCGAGCGAAAACACAGCCTATCAATGGACCAGTGGCCAGACGTCGCGGGCCATTACGCTCAATCAGTCGGGAGTTTACACCGTACGAACGCTTAACAACTTCAACTGTTTATCGGCACCTTCCAATGCGGTTACCGTTAAAGTAAATACGCTGCCAACACCACCTACAATCAGGGCTAACGGTCAAACCGTTTTTTGCGATGGTGGCCAGGTATCCTTAACAGCCACTAGTAATTTGAAATCGTTCTGGACCACCGGCGATTCTGTTCAAACAATTCAGGTCAAACAATCGGGTTCTTACTCAGCCCGCGTACGCGACGCAAATGGTTGTTTATCGCCTTTAGCCACCGCCCTAACGGTCGATGTAAAGCCCGTACCGAGCATTCCAACGGTAGCTCAGGTCGGAACGTACACACTCGAAGCTATGGGTTCTGTTCATGGGGGTTACTACCGCTGGTATCTAAATACAGATACCCTCAAGGTCGAAACTGAAGTCATTAAAGTCAATCGCTCGGGGTCGTACGCGGCACAGGCTTTTATTACGTATAGCCCAACTTTGACCTGTTTTTCGGACCCTTCAGGCCGATTAAGCTTTGTTGTCGATGACACCAATCAGGGGTTAAGCATCTATCCAAATCCAAGCCCTACGAAAACCATTACCGTAGAAACGCAGGAAAATCTGGCGAATGCAGTTGTACGAATCTTCACCGTGTCGGGCAGGGAAGTAGAGACGTTTGTCGTTCCAACGCTTAATGAACGAAAAACGATCGATCTGCATTCGCTGGCTCCCGGTCTATACATCATGCAGGTCAACGCACCAAATTTTTCAGTTGCGAAACGGTTTCTGATCGGTATGGGCAACTAA
- a CDS encoding DUF2490 domain-containing protein: MNRIRFAFFLTVSLLSFISQRSFAQTSLTPATPWGSWLIGTLQLPGGEKKWGGFAEVQARSNGVMQQFFYHELKGGVSYDIDRNFTLTLAGGHYATYDYQALADGPLNSEKRFWEQLIINQYLSRVKFEHRYRIEQRWFTYRDGSHPFRNRIRYRLNTFVPLNNRTITDKTAFLSVYDEVFLNPVGPTFERNRFYAGAGYQLDKNWIIQIGWVNQTNYSPATFERGVFTPQAASGKNNIVLGLTYRISRRSGNQEKLPSQPD; encoded by the coding sequence GTGAACCGCATTCGTTTCGCTTTCTTCCTGACAGTCAGTCTCCTTTCGTTCATTTCACAACGTAGTTTTGCACAAACGTCGCTAACACCTGCCACACCCTGGGGCTCCTGGCTGATTGGCACGCTTCAACTTCCGGGTGGAGAGAAAAAATGGGGAGGATTTGCTGAAGTTCAGGCCCGAAGTAATGGGGTAATGCAGCAATTCTTTTACCATGAACTGAAAGGCGGGGTCAGTTATGACATCGACCGTAATTTTACGCTAACGCTCGCGGGCGGGCATTATGCAACCTACGATTATCAGGCCTTGGCCGACGGTCCACTTAATTCCGAAAAGCGTTTCTGGGAACAGCTTATCATCAATCAATACCTGTCGCGGGTGAAATTCGAGCATCGGTATCGCATTGAGCAACGCTGGTTCACCTATCGGGATGGCTCCCATCCGTTCCGCAACCGTATCCGTTACCGGCTCAATACGTTCGTACCACTCAATAACCGGACGATTACCGACAAAACCGCTTTTTTGTCGGTTTACGACGAAGTTTTCCTCAATCCTGTCGGGCCAACTTTCGAACGCAACCGCTTCTATGCCGGGGCGGGTTATCAGCTAGACAAGAACTGGATTATCCAGATCGGCTGGGTAAATCAGACAAACTACAGCCCGGCCACTTTTGAGCGGGGTGTATTTACGCCCCAGGCCGCATCTGGGAAAAATAACATAGTGCTGGGGTTAACTTATCGAATCTCACGCCGGAGTGGCAATCAGGAGAAATTGCCCTCACAACCCGACTGA
- a CDS encoding S9 family peptidase — MKRQFLPHLLLTASLSIAAYVVLAGPAPKRAAPRSYTIEQFMKTIRFGGADISPDEQTVLFSSNQDGVFNLYEIPFNGGGQPKQLTFSKTDAIFVIGYLTDGRILYSSDQGGNELNHIYLRERDGAVSDLTPGEKAKFQFGGLSHDRKSFFYQSNQRNKAAFDVFEMDLTTMKPRLIFENPGSFFPGDVSPDKRYIALSKPYTSTNGDVYLYDIQTKENKLLTKHEGEVNNGPEGFSPDSKKLLISTDEGNEFAYVKAYDLSTGQSTVLDKANWDIAGDYLSYKGRYRVLSVNNDARTELKIIDTRTNQPIKLPPMPGGDVTGVNIADSEGRMIFFVNSSNSPSTLFSYDLKTGKAAPLVRGLNPEINGDDLVSGEVVHFKSFDGMEVPALLYKPKDVKPGTKLPAILQIHGGPGGQTRLTYSPLTQYLVNSGYVVLAVNNRGSSGYGKTFFAADDRKHGDADLKDCVESKKFLTQTGYVDPVKIGIMGGSYGGYMTLAGLAFTPEEFAVGVDIFGVANWLRTLNSMPEWWGPQREAMFKEIGNPKTDSVALYNKSPLFHTARIKKPLIVIQGANDPRVLKIESDEIVANVKKNGVPVEYVTFPDEGHGFVKKENEITAYKAVKEFLDKYLKGPGQ; from the coding sequence ATGAAAAGACAGTTTTTACCGCATCTGCTTCTGACAGCAAGTCTTTCCATAGCGGCATATGTCGTTCTGGCGGGCCCTGCGCCGAAGCGGGCTGCTCCCCGTAGCTATACCATTGAGCAGTTCATGAAAACGATCCGTTTTGGTGGCGCCGACATCTCGCCCGATGAGCAGACCGTGTTGTTTAGCAGTAACCAGGATGGCGTCTTCAACCTCTATGAAATTCCGTTCAATGGGGGGGGGCAGCCCAAACAACTGACCTTCTCAAAAACCGATGCCATCTTCGTGATTGGTTACCTGACCGATGGTCGAATCCTGTATAGCAGTGATCAGGGTGGCAATGAACTGAATCATATTTACCTACGCGAGCGAGATGGAGCTGTATCGGATCTAACCCCAGGCGAGAAAGCCAAATTTCAGTTTGGTGGCTTAAGTCATGACCGGAAGAGCTTTTTCTATCAGTCAAATCAACGCAATAAGGCCGCTTTTGATGTATTTGAGATGGATTTGACGACAATGAAGCCCAGGTTGATTTTCGAAAACCCCGGTAGCTTTTTTCCCGGTGATGTGTCACCAGATAAGCGTTACATTGCTTTGTCCAAGCCTTATACATCCACGAACGGTGATGTGTATTTGTACGACATACAAACGAAAGAAAACAAACTGCTGACCAAACATGAAGGAGAAGTAAATAACGGCCCGGAAGGATTCTCGCCCGACAGTAAAAAACTGCTCATCTCGACCGATGAAGGGAATGAGTTCGCCTACGTAAAAGCATATGATCTGTCAACAGGCCAGAGTACGGTTCTGGATAAAGCAAACTGGGATATTGCTGGTGATTACCTTTCCTATAAAGGCCGTTACCGGGTATTATCGGTCAATAATGACGCCCGTACTGAACTCAAAATTATTGATACCCGCACCAATCAACCCATTAAACTACCCCCGATGCCTGGTGGTGACGTTACGGGTGTAAATATTGCTGACAGTGAAGGCCGAATGATTTTCTTTGTCAATAGTTCAAACTCACCGTCGACATTGTTTTCCTATGATCTGAAAACAGGTAAGGCCGCTCCTTTAGTCCGAGGGTTGAACCCCGAAATCAATGGCGACGATCTGGTGTCGGGTGAGGTGGTTCATTTTAAATCGTTTGATGGGATGGAAGTGCCGGCTCTGCTCTACAAACCCAAAGATGTGAAACCGGGTACAAAGCTTCCGGCTATTTTACAGATTCATGGGGGACCCGGTGGACAGACGCGCCTGACCTATTCGCCCCTGACGCAGTATCTGGTTAATAGTGGTTATGTGGTCTTGGCTGTCAATAACCGGGGGAGTTCAGGGTATGGAAAAACATTTTTTGCGGCCGATGATCGTAAACATGGTGATGCTGACCTTAAAGACTGTGTAGAATCGAAGAAGTTTTTGACACAAACAGGCTACGTCGATCCGGTAAAAATTGGTATCATGGGCGGCTCGTATGGTGGCTACATGACACTGGCAGGCCTTGCCTTCACACCCGAAGAGTTTGCCGTAGGGGTTGATATTTTTGGGGTAGCCAACTGGCTTCGTACGCTCAATAGCATGCCCGAGTGGTGGGGGCCGCAACGGGAAGCGATGTTCAAAGAGATCGGAAATCCTAAAACCGATTCAGTAGCATTGTATAATAAATCTCCTCTTTTCCATACGGCGCGCATCAAAAAACCACTCATTGTTATTCAGGGGGCCAACGATCCACGCGTATTGAAGATTGAGTCGGATGAAATTGTGGCAAACGTGAAGAAAAACGGTGTTCCGGTTGAATACGTTACTTTCCCCGATGAAGGGCACGGCTTTGTCAAAAAAGAGAATGAAATCACGGCCTACAAAGCGGTAAAGGAATTTCTGGATAAATATCTGAAGGGGCCGGGACAGTAA
- a CDS encoding ATP-binding cassette domain-containing protein, which translates to MIQLDITMPRLFAEGVTELQVQLELATGSLTALVGPSGSGKTTLLRVLAGLEKPRLGRIEVQGGTVWLDTAHGINQPPQKRSIGYVFQDTALFPNMTVRENIQFAAPPDQRKLVDSLIQETGLERFVNQKPVALSGGQQQRVALARALVRRPTVLLLDEPFAALDPEASQQLRQLLLNLHQSWGTTTLLVSHHETDVDVLADRIIRLVQGSIQSDRAGTKTLNLINAQPERILRIYFDETHQQWVIETATVLLRSANPAWARLHVNDVIRVSLS; encoded by the coding sequence ATGATTCAACTGGATATTACCATGCCGCGCCTGTTTGCCGAAGGAGTTACTGAACTTCAGGTCCAGCTTGAGCTGGCCACGGGTAGCCTGACGGCTTTAGTTGGTCCTTCGGGTTCAGGTAAAACAACCTTGCTTCGGGTTCTGGCCGGACTGGAAAAACCTCGACTTGGTCGTATTGAAGTACAGGGGGGAACCGTGTGGCTCGATACAGCTCATGGGATCAATCAACCTCCACAAAAGCGGTCGATTGGTTATGTTTTTCAGGACACAGCCCTGTTTCCGAACATGACCGTACGCGAAAATATTCAGTTTGCGGCTCCTCCCGATCAACGCAAACTAGTTGACTCGTTAATTCAGGAAACGGGACTGGAACGTTTTGTTAACCAAAAACCAGTGGCATTATCAGGTGGTCAGCAGCAACGGGTTGCCCTGGCTCGTGCTCTGGTTCGACGACCAACGGTATTATTGCTGGATGAGCCTTTTGCCGCTCTTGACCCAGAGGCCAGTCAGCAACTTCGGCAGTTATTGTTAAACCTTCATCAGAGCTGGGGCACAACAACGTTATTGGTTAGCCATCACGAAACCGATGTTGATGTTCTGGCAGATCGGATCATTCGGCTCGTGCAGGGTTCGATTCAAAGCGATCGGGCAGGAACGAAAACGTTAAACCTGATTAACGCTCAACCTGAACGAATCCTGCGAATTTATTTTGATGAAACCCATCAGCAGTGGGTTATCGAAACCGCTACCGTTCTGCTGCGGTCTGCCAATCCTGCCTGGGCCCGACTTCATGTAAATGATGTTATACGCGTATCGCTGTCCTGA
- the modB gene encoding molybdate ABC transporter permease subunit, whose product MPIDWEPIWLTLRLASMTTFILLLIGVPLAGWLALSRFRLKPVVETLISLPLVLPPSVVGFYLLLAFSPTGWLGAWLLRVVNLQLVFSFEGLVLASLLYSLPFMVHPIQAGLENLPTSWREAAYTLGQSPVRTLWRVLLPNCKPALLTGIVLSFAHTIGEFGLVLMIGGNLPGQTRVASIAIYDEVELLHFESAHAYAALLLGLSFLILLLVYAVNKRVTV is encoded by the coding sequence ATGCCCATCGATTGGGAACCCATCTGGCTTACCTTACGCCTGGCCAGTATGACAACATTCATTTTACTGCTTATTGGTGTACCTCTGGCAGGATGGCTTGCCTTGAGCCGGTTTCGGCTCAAACCTGTAGTCGAAACGCTTATTAGTTTACCCTTAGTCCTTCCTCCTTCGGTCGTCGGTTTTTACCTACTGCTGGCTTTTAGTCCAACGGGCTGGCTGGGAGCATGGCTCCTGCGTGTGGTTAATCTTCAGCTGGTCTTTTCGTTTGAAGGGCTGGTTTTAGCATCATTACTGTATAGTCTGCCTTTTATGGTCCATCCTATTCAGGCAGGGCTGGAAAATCTGCCGACATCCTGGCGAGAAGCAGCCTACACGTTAGGTCAGTCGCCAGTCAGAACCCTCTGGCGTGTATTACTTCCCAATTGCAAACCGGCTCTATTGACTGGTATTGTTTTATCATTTGCGCACACAATCGGCGAATTTGGGCTTGTTCTGATGATTGGGGGAAATCTGCCGGGGCAAACGCGCGTAGCTTCCATTGCGATTTACGATGAAGTCGAACTTCTGCATTTCGAGTCGGCACACGCCTATGCCGCTCTGTTATTAGGCTTGTCTTTTCTGATTTTATTACTGGTGTATGCTGTCAACAAACGGGTAACGGTATGA
- a CDS encoding sulfatase-like hydrolase/transferase — protein sequence MQPSKPVPPKSPLPDRPNLLFIITDQDRGLMHFPPGWEEQNLTAMPRLRKHGITFTKAFCSTCMCSPSRATLFTGLYPSEHNVILTLTQDMTYSNQEPTLSTSAPNLSYMLTESGYKVSYIGKWHLSKGADGRFDSMTSEDLLAYGYSGWIPPDAGEDVAPEHFGGGLANHDLDYVSQALDFLYQVQRGNNVEPFALFLSLVNPHDVLAFPKDWKNDYSPEYLKGDIELPATVNEDLSQKPTVQQMLVPYLADGLGPLPTDEMKRQYLNFYGNLIAHADTQINTVLDVLYQTFDTVTGRSLADNTLIIRTADHGEMGLTHNGMRQKIFNAYEETMSIPLVISNPVLFQKAEVSSQLFSLVDMMPTVNGLLKLGNPLNYTFRGNDLSPVIRNPKTTEVVQESILFTFDDFRAGNGNSINPLPAANRIRCIREKRWKYAYYFYIAPPEQVPPQSYPREYEMYDLESDPLETNNLANENNPLYNDPAIAAERERLHRKLLALEKEKMGEVLTVS from the coding sequence ATGCAACCCAGCAAACCAGTACCGCCAAAAAGCCCCCTGCCTGACCGGCCCAATCTGTTGTTTATCATTACTGACCAGGATCGGGGTTTAATGCACTTTCCACCTGGCTGGGAAGAGCAGAATCTGACCGCAATGCCCCGCCTGCGTAAACATGGCATCACCTTCACGAAGGCGTTTTGCAGCACCTGCATGTGTTCACCAAGCCGCGCGACCCTGTTCACGGGATTGTATCCTTCCGAACACAATGTGATTCTGACTCTGACCCAGGATATGACCTATTCGAATCAGGAGCCAACCCTCTCGACCAGTGCCCCGAATCTATCATATATGCTTACTGAGAGCGGCTATAAGGTTAGCTACATCGGGAAGTGGCATTTATCGAAGGGAGCCGATGGCAGATTTGACAGCATGACCAGCGAAGACCTGCTGGCCTATGGTTATTCGGGCTGGATTCCACCCGATGCCGGTGAAGATGTGGCACCCGAACATTTCGGGGGCGGACTGGCGAACCATGACCTGGACTACGTCAGTCAGGCTCTCGATTTTTTGTATCAGGTACAGCGGGGAAACAACGTTGAACCCTTTGCTCTGTTTCTCTCGCTCGTAAACCCCCACGATGTACTGGCTTTCCCAAAAGACTGGAAGAATGATTATTCACCTGAATACCTGAAAGGTGATATTGAGTTGCCGGCTACGGTAAACGAAGACCTGAGTCAGAAACCAACTGTCCAGCAAATGCTGGTTCCGTATCTGGCAGATGGACTTGGGCCTCTCCCAACCGACGAAATGAAGCGGCAGTACCTGAATTTTTATGGCAACCTCATTGCCCATGCCGACACGCAGATCAATACCGTGCTGGATGTGCTTTATCAGACCTTCGACACCGTAACCGGGCGATCGCTGGCCGACAATACACTGATCATTCGTACGGCCGATCATGGTGAAATGGGGCTGACACATAATGGAATGCGGCAGAAAATATTCAACGCCTACGAAGAAACCATGAGTATTCCGCTGGTCATTTCGAATCCCGTTCTCTTTCAAAAGGCGGAGGTAAGCAGTCAGCTATTCAGCCTTGTCGATATGATGCCAACCGTAAATGGGCTTCTTAAACTTGGCAACCCGCTTAATTATACGTTTCGGGGCAACGATCTCTCTCCGGTTATCCGAAATCCGAAGACGACGGAGGTAGTTCAGGAATCGATTCTGTTTACATTCGATGATTTTCGGGCTGGCAATGGCAACAGTATCAATCCATTGCCCGCAGCCAACCGCATCCGGTGCATCCGTGAGAAACGCTGGAAATATGCGTATTATTTTTACATAGCTCCACCAGAGCAGGTTCCACCCCAGAGTTATCCAAGAGAGTACGAAATGTATGATCTGGAAAGCGATCCACTGGAAACCAATAACCTGGCAAACGAGAATAACCCGCTGTATAATGATCCGGCCATTGCCGCCGAACGGGAAAGGCTCCACCGGAAACTCCTGGCTCTGGAGAAAGAGAAAATGGGAGAAGTGCTCACCGTCTCTTGA
- the modA gene encoding molybdate ABC transporter substrate-binding protein — MKKLLLILFLWPACLFAQPLRVAVAANAQFVMEQLRTAFQKKTGISVEAIVSSSGKLTTQIQQGAPYDVFLSADMSYPETLHKEGLTEDAPVVYAYGTLVLWTMGNLPLATDLKVLTNPAVRHIALANPAKAPYGEAAEGLLKYANLFVQVKAKIVYGESIAQVNQYVLTGSAEIGFTAKSVVLDSTLKQRGHWIELPAKGYSPIAQGVVVLKRTTQAKAAQQFVEFLRSPTARRILQRFGYRLP, encoded by the coding sequence ATGAAAAAACTCCTGCTTATTCTGTTCCTTTGGCCTGCCTGTCTATTCGCACAACCGCTCCGGGTGGCTGTAGCCGCCAATGCGCAGTTTGTGATGGAGCAACTTCGAACTGCTTTTCAGAAAAAAACGGGTATTTCGGTAGAGGCAATTGTCAGTTCGTCGGGTAAACTGACGACCCAGATTCAGCAGGGTGCTCCGTACGACGTGTTTTTATCCGCCGATATGTCGTATCCCGAAACGCTGCATAAGGAAGGGTTGACAGAGGATGCTCCCGTTGTGTATGCTTACGGAACGCTCGTACTCTGGACAATGGGCAACCTACCGCTTGCCACCGACCTCAAAGTACTGACCAATCCGGCAGTTCGGCACATTGCGCTGGCCAATCCGGCCAAAGCACCGTATGGTGAAGCCGCTGAAGGATTACTAAAATACGCCAACTTGTTCGTTCAGGTAAAGGCAAAGATTGTATACGGCGAAAGCATTGCCCAGGTCAACCAGTATGTATTGACTGGCTCGGCAGAAATCGGGTTTACCGCCAAATCGGTTGTCCTGGATTCTACCCTGAAGCAGCGGGGACACTGGATCGAATTACCAGCCAAAGGTTATTCGCCCATTGCCCAGGGCGTTGTAGTGCTTAAACGAACAACGCAGGCAAAAGCAGCTCAGCAATTTGTCGAATTTTTGCGTAGCCCGACCGCCCGGCGTATTTTGCAGCGTTTTGGCTATCGCCTGCCTTAA